In the Mycolicibacterium thermoresistibile genome, one interval contains:
- a CDS encoding GMC oxidoreductase → MSYRTGDVPDRTEVLIIGSGFGGAVFAERLSAAGVGVCVIERGRAYPPGSFPRTPAEFARNFWAPHDNLYGLFDIWSFRGLEAIVSSGLGGGSLIYANVMLRKPAEWFTQPHPHRPGVWERWSFTREDLDPHYDAVGEFLDLETTPVSKDPADPFHLPKTAAFRAAAGPDTELAPLAVRFRDVAGNPAVGAPLPDADYPNIFGAHRRSCALIGECDIGCNEGAKNSLDHTYLSAVAARPNASIHVRVEAETIERRPDGTFAVGVRTHDAVGNRTDTTVIADQVVVSAGTFGSTFLLLRNRARLDLRPDGPLGTRFCGNGDLLGLILKAPTVLAGTRGPVITASHRYDDAHGMYLQDAGFPNFAAWLIETRFGAGHYRRLAKFTGKRLWAALTRRGQTSIAGDIARLLGDGRFTDCGMPVLGMGRDVPDGRLFLRGDDVLESDWTSTTSAAHFDALIGRMRAVATALGGTFTPNPTYLLKKRVITVHPLGGCPADTSESTGVVDGYGRVHGVPGLWVADGSVFPGPVGPNPSFTIAAFARRAAGQFLADLGRSRIG, encoded by the coding sequence ATGAGCTACCGGACCGGTGACGTTCCCGACCGAACCGAGGTGTTGATCATCGGTTCCGGATTCGGCGGCGCGGTGTTCGCCGAGCGGCTCTCCGCCGCCGGAGTGGGGGTGTGTGTGATCGAACGGGGCAGGGCGTATCCGCCCGGTTCGTTTCCCCGCACCCCCGCCGAGTTCGCACGCAACTTCTGGGCTCCGCACGACAATCTGTACGGGCTGTTCGACATCTGGTCGTTCCGCGGCCTGGAGGCGATCGTGTCCAGCGGCCTCGGTGGCGGCTCGCTGATCTACGCCAATGTCATGCTCCGCAAACCCGCCGAATGGTTCACCCAGCCGCACCCGCACCGGCCCGGGGTGTGGGAGCGGTGGAGCTTCACCCGCGAGGATCTGGATCCGCACTACGACGCCGTCGGGGAGTTCCTCGACCTCGAGACCACCCCGGTGAGCAAGGATCCCGCGGACCCGTTCCACCTGCCCAAGACCGCCGCGTTCCGCGCCGCGGCGGGCCCGGACACCGAACTGGCGCCGCTGGCGGTGCGGTTCCGCGACGTCGCCGGAAACCCCGCCGTCGGCGCACCCCTGCCGGATGCCGACTACCCCAACATCTTCGGCGCCCACCGGCGCAGCTGTGCGCTGATCGGCGAATGCGACATCGGCTGCAACGAGGGTGCCAAGAACAGCCTCGACCACACCTACCTGTCCGCGGTGGCCGCCCGCCCCAACGCGTCGATCCACGTCCGGGTCGAGGCCGAGACGATCGAACGCCGCCCGGACGGCACCTTCGCCGTCGGCGTCCGCACCCACGATGCGGTCGGGAACCGGACCGACACCACCGTCATCGCCGATCAGGTGGTGGTGTCGGCCGGAACGTTCGGCAGCACCTTTCTGCTGTTGCGCAACCGGGCCCGGCTCGACCTCCGCCCGGACGGCCCGCTGGGCACCCGGTTCTGCGGGAACGGTGACCTGCTCGGGCTGATCCTCAAGGCCCCGACCGTGCTGGCCGGCACCCGCGGCCCGGTCATCACCGCGTCCCACCGGTACGACGACGCGCACGGAATGTATCTGCAGGACGCCGGATTTCCCAACTTCGCGGCCTGGCTCATCGAAACCCGGTTCGGCGCCGGCCACTACCGCCGGCTCGCGAAGTTCACCGGCAAACGGCTCTGGGCGGCGCTCACCCGCCGTGGCCAGACCTCGATCGCCGGTGACATCGCGCGACTGCTGGGCGACGGCAGATTCACCGACTGCGGGATGCCGGTGCTCGGCATGGGCCGCGACGTGCCGGACGGCCGGCTGTTCCTGCGCGGCGACGATGTCCTGGAGAGCGACTGGACCTCCACCACGTCCGCGGCGCACTTCGACGCGCTCATCGGCCGGATGCGGGCGGTGGCCACCGCACTCGGTGGCACGTTCACGCCCAACCCCACCTACCTGCTGAAGAAGCGGGTCATCACCGTGCACCCGCTGGGCGGCTGCCCCGCGGACACCTCGGAGTCGACCGGGGTGGTCGACGGGTACGGCCGGGTGCACGGTGTGCCCGGGCTCTGGGTGGCCGACGGATCGGTGTTCCCCGGACCCGTCGGCCCCAACCCGTCGTTCACCATCGCCGCCTTCGCCCGCCGCGCCGCCGGGCAGTTCCTCGCCGACCTGGGCCGAAGCCGAATCGGGTAG